The genomic DNA GGATCGATTTTGTTTTGTATGCCGTCCAAAGCGGCCATGACAATTGCAGACATCGCCAGATAAGGATTCGATGAAGAATCTGGAAATCTGAGTTCAAATCGCTTACTGTTTCGGTTTGAAGTGTGGACTGGAATTCGAATCGCAGCCGAGCGGTTTCGAAAACTGTAGGTCAAGTTGATGGGAGCATCGAATCCTGGCACCAGTCGTTTGTAACTGTTTGTGGTCGGACAGCAAAATGCCATGATCGCTGGTGCGTGATGCAGAATTCCGCCCATTGCATGCAGTGCCAATTCACTCAGACCCCCGTAGCCGGAGTCCGCAAATAAGGTTTCGCCATCTTTCCAGAGAGAAAGGTGCATATGCAAACCTGAACCATTATCGCCCCAGAGTGGCTTCGGCATAAAAGTGACTGTTTTACCGGCTCGGGAAGCGACATTTTTAACGATATATTTGAATCGCAGTAGTAAGTCAGCTGCCTGGAGCAGAGGCTTGTGAGCCAGATCGATTTCTGCCTGACCGCCAGTGGCAACTTCATGGTGATGAGCTTCGATTTCGATGCCGCATTCTGTTAACGCCATCATCATGTCATTCCGCAGGCTGTGCAGAATATCGCCTGGAGGAACTGGAAAATAGCCCTCTCCCTTGCGAATCTGGTAACCGGCGTTGCTCTGAGGCCCTTCCGAGAATTTCCCGCGAGCCCATTCCCCTTCGGCACTTTCCAGGTGGTAATATCCCTGATTAATGGTTTGATCGAAGCGAACATTATCGAAAATGAAAAATTCCGGCTCAAGTCCGAAGCGGATTTCATCGGCAATGCCTGTCGACTTCAAATAAGCGTCTGCTTTTCGGGCAACATTGCGCGGATCTTTAGCATAATCGACCCGGGTAATGGGATCCTGAATGTTGCAGGAGAGACAAAGGGTGTGGGGCAAAAAGGGATCGACGAAAGCCGTCTCGGGTTGAGGAACGACGAGCATGTCGCTTTCATTAATCGCCTGCCAGCCATACATGGAGGAGGCGTCGAAGTCGAAACCTTCCTCAAATGATTTCTCTGTAAGGACTTGCACCGGAATTGTGAAGTGCTTAAGTGTGCCGGGAAAGTCCATGAATCTCAAATCGATTGCACGAACCTGATGTTCTCGACAAAGAGCTAAAATCTCTCTGGGAGTCATATTGAGCGCCTGTTTCGTAGTGAGCCAATCTTAGGTGTGGACGGGCAGTTTGTATGATCAAAGTCGTATTTCATGTCAAATCTGTTATGCAAACAGTATACCGTCTAGCTATTGTGCGCATAATTTAAGCAAAGAAATAGTCATAATTTGAAATTCAGAGAGACCTTCGTGCTTAAAATCGCAATTGGCACACGGAGAATAATTTCTTAGGATGAGTAGAGCCTTCGGCAGTTCAATCAAAGATTGCTGGTTCTGGGATGAATTACTGACAGATTTTCGACTGTAAATTGAAATGCCACGCTTTGTACTCCTCGAACATGACCACCCAGCCTTGCATTGGGATTTCATGCTGGAATCAGGCGAAACTCTTAAGACATGGCGATTACCGGAACCATTCGTGACCGCTGATGTACATCCGGTACAGGAATTGCAGCATTTATCAGAAAATGAGATCAAACTCACGGTCGTCCAGTTACCCGATCATCGTATGCGATATTTGGAATATGAAGGGCCTGTCAGTGGAGATCGTGGTTTCGTAAAGCGGATTGATCAAGGGATGTATATCCCGCTCATGCAATCGGAAATCTGCTGGGAATTACGTTTGGAAGGAGAACAGAGTTCCGGTTTTCTCTCTCTTTCCCGAAAAAACAGCAACTCTCCCAAGGAATGGGAATTGGTTTATCTTCCAGAACAGAGGGAATAATTTAGTTTACAAGCACGACTCACAACCGAGTGTGTGACTTGATGTTGAGTTCACGAATATTGAAATGGAAGTCATGTCGTTAACTGAGTTCGAACAATTAGTGCGTGCGAATCAAACCTGGTTTCGGGGGCCTCAACCTGAAACTCAAGAAGTCATATCTCGTGCCGAGCGCGAACTGGGTGTCAAACTTCCAGCCACCTTGCAATGGCTCCTGCTCAACTTTGGATATTGGAGAGGAACGGGCGTAGCTGCGTTACCGGTGGTTGTCGCAAAAACAAAGGCTTTTCACCCCGCTTTTCCTCAGAATTGGATCGTTCTAGCCAGCGAGCTTGGGACTTGGGAAACGTCGAACTCAGCGACTTCCCTGGAAGAACGGCTCATCATCCTCGAGTCCTCCAGAGACTTCATTGAAGATGGTAAAAATGTCGTTGTCTGCTCGACCGATGGGAAAATTCATCAGCGATATTCCTGTTTTTCTGCTTATGTCTATGCCCGAGTGACGGCTCTTTCCAGACGAACGCTGGATAATTATCGGACTTGCCCACTTTGGCGAACGGGCAAATTGTCTCCCCTATTGACTGATGGAATCAATTTTGACCTGCAGGAATTCAGTCGGCGACTCTGGGAAACGATGCTCATTCACGATGTCCTGAGACATTCCGGTCAAAGGGCATTTCCTCGCAAATCTTTTCTCCCACAGAGAACGCAGCCAAGCAATATTCAACCTAAAGTCATTAATTATTCGACGATCGATCAACAGAATGAAATTTCCGATATCATCAATCAAGATCAATCTCATCATCATTCAGTGGCGTTACAGGATCCGCCCGTTATCACTTTTGAGACCGAGAGCCCACAGGAGAAATTCGCAGTTTCTCAAGTAGGTGAGATGGTGCAGGAACGTCGCGAGTATTTGAAATCTCAACATGTCGATGTCGCCACGCTTTTTGAGCAACGAAGTTCTTCTCCACGACAAGGATCACTCTTTCCTGATGACCTCCCATCTGGAAAAATTCTGCTGTTCCCTCTGAGTTCTCATCTTTCAGAAACTGACAATGACAACTTTCAGACTGAGAGTGGAAGAATTGTATCGCTGGTGGAACTCCAGACATCGCACGGTTCAATGCGCTGGGTGGCGACTTGGTGGCTGGAAGGAGAGACGATTCCCAGTTGGATGGAATCGCACGCGGTGGTTGTCAAAACTAAGGAATTGCTGCAGAGAATCCCAGCACGCTTACTGCTCGAAGTCCAATACTGAGTTAAGATTCCAGTCGACTTTTCTTCCGATCCGTATCGACGATAGCCGCGATACGATTTGCTGAAATGGGTTCTTTAGCTGGTTCTCTGCTCTGAGTCGAGACGATCATCGGATACGCCCCAAGTGGTGTCACTTCCGATTTGACCACACGCAAGCCTGCCTGATTCAACAACACTGTGACCTGATCTGAAGTGCGTTCGATGAGTTGAATATTGAATAGTTTTCCCAAGGATTCCTGAGCGCCAAATCGATTCTGATAACCATGCGTGAACAATTCCGCATTTGGCGACATCATATTTTTCAGCTGCTTTAACAAGCTGAGCAGCACTTCGTCAGGCAGATATTCGATAATTCCAATCAGCGAAATCAGATCGTATCGTTTCTCACTCCACTGAATCATCATTTCACAGACATCGCCACAGCAGTAGGATATCTGCTGATTCAATCCCCGCTCCTGTGCGACTTGCTGGCCACGTTCAATTGCTGAAGCATCCCGGTCGACGGCATCGACAATCACGTTTGATGAAGTCGCCAGTATTGCCTCCTGTATCTCCAGTGCTGGTCCAGATCCCAACGCAAGTATCCGGAGTTTTTCCCGTTCGCGATTTTCTTGCATCCAGCTGACAAACTCGTGGAGCACATATTTCCTACGATTGCGAGCCTCCATACTCAATGGAAGTCTTTTGAGAGCGTACCAATCGGAAAGATTTG from Rubinisphaera italica includes the following:
- the glnA gene encoding type I glutamate--ammonia ligase — encoded protein: MTPREILALCREHQVRAIDLRFMDFPGTLKHFTIPVQVLTEKSFEEGFDFDASSMYGWQAINESDMLVVPQPETAFVDPFLPHTLCLSCNIQDPITRVDYAKDPRNVARKADAYLKSTGIADEIRFGLEPEFFIFDNVRFDQTINQGYYHLESAEGEWARGKFSEGPQSNAGYQIRKGEGYFPVPPGDILHSLRNDMMMALTECGIEIEAHHHEVATGGQAEIDLAHKPLLQAADLLLRFKYIVKNVASRAGKTVTFMPKPLWGDNGSGLHMHLSLWKDGETLFADSGYGGLSELALHAMGGILHHAPAIMAFCCPTTNSYKRLVPGFDAPINLTYSFRNRSAAIRIPVHTSNRNSKRFELRFPDSSSNPYLAMSAIVMAALDGIQNKIDPGPPLDKDIYDLEPGELDNSPKTPVSLDKALDALRADHDFLLRGDVFTEDVIDTWIWYKTERDVKALRERPHPCEFLMYYDI
- a CDS encoding DNA polymerase ligase N-terminal domain-containing protein is translated as MPRFVLLEHDHPALHWDFMLESGETLKTWRLPEPFVTADVHPVQELQHLSENEIKLTVVQLPDHRMRYLEYEGPVSGDRGFVKRIDQGMYIPLMQSEICWELRLEGEQSSGFLSLSRKNSNSPKEWELVYLPEQRE
- a CDS encoding SMI1/KNR4 family protein, translated to MSLTEFEQLVRANQTWFRGPQPETQEVISRAERELGVKLPATLQWLLLNFGYWRGTGVAALPVVVAKTKAFHPAFPQNWIVLASELGTWETSNSATSLEERLIILESSRDFIEDGKNVVVCSTDGKIHQRYSCFSAYVYARVTALSRRTLDNYRTCPLWRTGKLSPLLTDGINFDLQEFSRRLWETMLIHDVLRHSGQRAFPRKSFLPQRTQPSNIQPKVINYSTIDQQNEISDIINQDQSHHHSVALQDPPVITFETESPQEKFAVSQVGEMVQERREYLKSQHVDVATLFEQRSSSPRQGSLFPDDLPSGKILLFPLSSHLSETDNDNFQTESGRIVSLVELQTSHGSMRWVATWWLEGETIPSWMESHAVVVKTKELLQRIPARLLLEVQY
- a CDS encoding SAM-dependent methyltransferase; this encodes MRIFAFVRTKLIPTSVLKRRMKTSKSPLMREFFRNPGGWQSMELIYENAKPANLSDWYALKRLPLSMEARNRRKYVLHEFVSWMQENREREKLRILALGSGPALEIQEAILATSSNVIVDAVDRDASAIERGQQVAQERGLNQQISYCCGDVCEMMIQWSEKRYDLISLIGIIEYLPDEVLLSLLKQLKNMMSPNAELFTHGYQNRFGAQESLGKLFNIQLIERTSDQVTVLLNQAGLRVVKSEVTPLGAYPMIVSTQSREPAKEPISANRIAAIVDTDRKKSRLES